In Oreochromis aureus strain Israel breed Guangdong linkage group 22, ZZ_aureus, whole genome shotgun sequence, the genomic window GCCACAACTGCAAGGTAGTTGCAGTAGGCTaacattagttttttttaaaaaaactaactCCCAGACGTTTCTTTAGGGTGGAGTCTTTTGACGCTGAGAGCGGCTTGGTTGCTGGCAAACAGAGTTTGCATTGAACGCTCAGATTTCGCCCAtccctttcttctttaaatgtgaagtGGTGTCGGAATTTCCACGtaagaaatgcattcctgcccATGCACTGCTGGCTCCAGGTCCACTGTGCAATTGACgccaccaacattaacaggacGCTTACATTAAAGCCTTTTATtgtgtggaattaccaaaattagagaggggatagcctaacatatgaaacaggtaatgaccgccgtgtaatccatttatttcaacaaagtaactgtgtTCAAATTTCACCTATTTAAGCAGTAACTGTAATGGAaaacagttactcatattttgtattttaaaaacgTAAACCTGGTACCTggattccgttactccccaacaatATGTGTTgactaaagcactttgagtgttcTAGTAAAGTGCTGTATAAGAACCGCACTTTTTACCATTTAACAAACTTGTGGATGAGTAATGCATATGTAACTGCTGGAAAGTTGTTAACAAGTAAAATTCTGAAGGGGTCCTGGTCTTTGCCGACTATGTCATAGATATCTAAGCCACAGAAATGTGCAAGTCAAGGTTCACTTTATTTCTAAGCCAAATGGCAGTCTTGTCAATTTTAGAAAGTCAGCAATAAAAAGATCAGCTAATTTATTAATATGATGATTATTAATATGAGTATATCTGAGCAATTAACAACTCAGAGCTGGCACACATTACCTGGTGGGATGATCATCTGTTGAGCTGAGTTGGTGTTGACACACATTAAAGAGTGAGAATCAGTGACCTCAGTAAAGAGAAAGGTCTGTCAATCATTAAGAAATGAGCGAGTGTAGCGTGATACAAAAGCAGTTCAGCATGTGTCCTCCTTCCAACTTTGGGTGACGTCCTCAGGAAGTTTGTTaaacgacacacacacacaacgagTGTTACAGCTCTTATTGAAGCAGAATCCATGATTCATAACAAAGTTGTTTTTACTTTCAGTGTACAAGCACAGTTGTAGGACAGTGAGCTGATTCCTCATGGTTATCACGGACATAATGATTATCTGCAATCCACAGAGACTGAAGAGTCTGCGCCCGAAAACAGCACCGACACCAGCACCGACACCAGCACAGAGTCTGAGCCAGCACCGAATGGTGACAAAGATGATAATGAGGAGGCATTGAGTGATGAAGAGCAGGAAGTGAAGGAGAAGGGAGatgaaatgagtgaaaaagatatcagtaaggaggaggagggggaggtggTGCCTATCATAGAAGAGGAGAGCAAAGAGGAAAGTGTAACTCCAGCTGAAGAAGACAGCAAGATGAACGACAGTGAGACTGAAGACATGGTGGAGGtagaggagaaggagaaagaggCTGAGGAGGAAGAGACAGAAGAGGAAAATGAGGAGGAGTTCAAAGaagtggaggaggagaaggaggaaaaagagaaCGATAATCAGGATGAACTAGGGGAGGATAACCAGGATGAGCTagaggtggagaaagaggaggaggatgagctAGAGGAGGataaggaggaggaagagccagaggaggaggagctagagaaggaaaatgaagagaaagaggaggagctaGATGGGgataaagaggaggaagaggcagaagaggagaagaaggaagagttagagaaggaaaatgaagagaaagaggaagataTGGATGAGAaggaggagcagcaggaggaactGGAGGAAGAAAATGAGGAGGCGCAAGAGataaaggaggaggaagaggaggaggaggaggatgatttCCAGGATGATTCTGAAAATACAGATACTGAAGAACCTGATGAAATTGATGATGGTCTGGACTCCACTGAAGGTAAAAAATGGTGAACTGGTGTTGTTTATCTCACAGATTCATGTGGTCCCAAACAGCAATCGGAAAATCCAGAATGAAAAATCAGAGGCTGACATGGAAAACACTCGTGAAGAGTTCAAAgacttaaaacttaaaaaaacttAAAGAATTCAAAGTCATTAATACACAAAGATTTAAGATGCTAATGACTGAAAACATTCACACAGATATCAGATGAGTTTCATTTGAAAATCTCAACTGGGATTAGAGGAAGCAGACAATAAGGCTAAGAGTTCAGATGAAGGGAGCCACAGCAAAACCAGACTTTGCGTCACTGCAGCTTCAGGTTCTTAATTCTTATGCTTGTTACAGCAACACCTGCTGGCGAACTGGACCAGTCAGATGACGCCACCCCCGCCACCACACAGGGTAAATTTCATATCACATCCGCAGCCAAACACATTTCAGACCGAATCAAATCTACTTCTTCTCTGAGCAGCACAAAGTGGAAACATGTAGTGTTTTACAGCTTGttgaagtaaaaatgaaaatctgTGTTTTCTTGTAGCTACCAGTTAGATTCTTCGCCTCTGAGCTGTGGGAGCTCAGCAACTGCAGGTACCATACCACATTGTTTTTCCTGATGGTGACTAACCTCTTAACCATAATcacagattacaggaaaacacagTCTTAGTTTTCATGGGACCTATTTAAGTTCTCCAAAGCCCAAAGTATCCTTTTTCTATAAAATTTAGGAGTAGATCCTGAAAATGTTCACGCTAAAGGAACCATCGATTAACAAACCAGATGGTGACATATCTTGAGAGAAATAAGTG contains:
- the LOC116325070 gene encoding glutamic acid-rich protein-like isoform X1 encodes the protein MLQRSTVLLLFVLVAVSLAAPVQKRNSEDERIVHLLKHLNGGRTSEPVTTEPDVHESEEQTEAPSVDATESPDVSDEGDAMTDSDEAPSVDATEPPGGSDEADVTADSDEGDIKDSPEETEDAAEQPKETEESAPENSTDTSTDTSTESEPAPNGDKDDNEEALSDEEQEVKEKGDEMSEKDISKEEEGEVVPIIEEESKEESVTPAEEDSKMNDSETEDMVEVEEKEKEAEEEETEEENEEEFKEVEEEKEEKENDNQDELGEDNQDELEVEKEEEDELEEDKEEEEPEEEELEKENEEKEEELDGDKEEEEAEEEKKEELEKENEEKEEDMDEKEEQQEELEEENEEAQEIKEEEEEEEEDDFQDDSENTDTEEPDEIDDGLDSTEATPAGELDQSDDATPATTQATS
- the LOC116325070 gene encoding cilia- and flagella-associated protein 251-like isoform X2 gives rise to the protein MLQRSTVLLLFVLVAVSLAAPVQKRNSEDERIVHLLKHLNGGRTSEPVTTEPDVHESEEQTEAPSVDATESPDVSDEGDIKDSPEETEDAAEQPKETEESAPENSTDTSTDTSTESEPAPNGDKDDNEEALSDEEQEVKEKGDEMSEKDISKEEEGEVVPIIEEESKEESVTPAEEDSKMNDSETEDMVEVEEKEKEAEEEETEEENEEEFKEVEEEKEEKENDNQDELGEDNQDELEVEKEEEDELEEDKEEEEPEEEELEKENEEKEEELDGDKEEEEAEEEKKEELEKENEEKEEDMDEKEEQQEELEEENEEAQEIKEEEEEEEEDDFQDDSENTDTEEPDEIDDGLDSTEATPAGELDQSDDATPATTQATS